A genomic window from Streptomyces sp. NBC_01429 includes:
- a CDS encoding substrate-binding domain-containing protein: protein MGRHSLPDVRATGAGRARSPRRRHVSIAAALVLAVTAGTGVAARAGLLSFGGPCDAAPVRLDIAASPDIAPALREVAERARRDRVTSDGNCLDIRVSARENFKAATALARGSAPDFQVWVPDSDVWVDRAKGSGDGIPLTPAGNVASSPVALAAVPRSARTLGWPRETYTWAELAAAVTDTGRPRLGSADPVRSATGLLALSSVAESAQQKGRDGAGDTLAAATAQLLSQRVTDSDPRLLDTLAQDDSGAEKGNPRRNEALLLSEQAAFAHNSEGSGAANLHLFYPTDGAPVLDFPYSLVDQTALSTDQSRAAMRFMALLGEEPSYRTLEKHGFRVTNTPVRGDVLRTAGGRSPQPYDGADARPPSVETVQRTLGLWTVTVRSTRLTTVVDASGSMAAPVPGRDGQSRMDVTKASLLRALAQFTAEDEVGLWEFATRLDGKKDYRELEKTARLGDPVKGGGTHRERLSDAFSALKPVPDADTGLYDTTLAAYSKARATYVDGKFNALVILTDGSNKDDDGISRGALIKRLKALADPERPVPLIAVAVGPDADRAEVDKIAKATGGAGYEVSDPADIQSVLLRAIMLSAGSTVS from the coding sequence ATGGGACGTCACAGCTTGCCCGACGTGCGGGCGACAGGCGCGGGCAGGGCCCGTTCGCCGCGCCGCCGTCACGTCTCCATCGCCGCCGCGCTCGTACTGGCGGTGACCGCCGGTACGGGAGTGGCGGCGCGCGCCGGTCTGCTCTCGTTCGGCGGCCCCTGCGACGCGGCCCCCGTACGGCTGGACATCGCCGCGTCCCCGGACATCGCGCCCGCGCTCCGTGAGGTCGCCGAGCGCGCCCGGCGGGACCGGGTGACCTCCGACGGCAACTGTCTCGACATCCGGGTGAGCGCGCGGGAGAACTTCAAGGCCGCCACCGCGCTCGCCCGCGGCTCCGCCCCCGATTTCCAGGTGTGGGTGCCGGACTCCGACGTGTGGGTGGACCGCGCGAAGGGCTCAGGGGACGGGATCCCGCTGACCCCGGCGGGCAATGTGGCGTCCTCCCCGGTGGCGCTGGCCGCCGTGCCCCGGTCCGCGCGGACACTCGGCTGGCCCCGCGAGACGTACACCTGGGCCGAGCTGGCGGCGGCGGTGACCGACACCGGCCGGCCCCGCCTCGGCTCGGCCGATCCGGTGCGCAGCGCCACCGGGCTGCTCGCCCTGAGCAGCGTCGCGGAGTCGGCGCAGCAGAAGGGACGGGACGGCGCGGGCGACACCCTCGCAGCCGCCACCGCACAGCTCCTCTCCCAGCGGGTGACCGACTCGGACCCGCGGCTGCTGGACACCCTGGCCCAGGACGACTCCGGTGCGGAGAAGGGCAACCCGCGCCGCAACGAGGCACTGCTGCTCTCCGAACAGGCCGCGTTCGCCCACAACTCCGAGGGCAGCGGCGCCGCCAATCTCCATCTCTTCTATCCGACCGACGGTGCCCCGGTGCTCGACTTTCCGTACAGCCTGGTCGACCAGACCGCGCTGAGCACGGACCAGAGCCGCGCCGCGATGCGCTTCATGGCGCTGCTCGGCGAGGAGCCCTCGTACCGGACCCTGGAGAAGCACGGCTTCCGGGTGACGAACACGCCGGTACGGGGCGATGTGCTGCGCACGGCGGGCGGCCGTTCCCCCCAGCCGTACGACGGCGCGGACGCGCGGCCGCCGTCGGTGGAGACGGTGCAGCGGACGCTCGGGCTGTGGACGGTGACGGTACGCAGCACCCGGCTGACGACCGTGGTCGACGCCTCGGGGTCGATGGCGGCGCCGGTGCCGGGCCGCGACGGGCAGAGCCGGATGGATGTCACCAAGGCGTCGCTGCTGCGGGCCCTCGCCCAGTTCACCGCGGAGGACGAGGTCGGCCTGTGGGAGTTCGCCACGCGGCTCGACGGCAAGAAGGACTACCGCGAGCTGGAGAAGACGGCGCGGCTCGGGGATCCGGTCAAGGGCGGCGGTACCCATCGCGAGCGGCTGTCCGACGCCTTCAGCGCGCTCAAGCCCGTTCCCGACGCCGACACCGGGCTGTACGACACGACCCTGGCCGCGTACAGCAAGGCGCGGGCCACCTATGTGGACGGCAAGTTCAACGCGTTGGTGATCCTCACCGACGGCTCCAACAAGGACGACGACGGCATTTCGCGCGGTGCGCTGATCAAGCGGCTCAAGGCGCTCGCCGACCCCGAGCGCCCGGTGCCGCTGATCGCGGTCGCCGTGGGCCCGGACGCCGACCGCGCGGAGGTCGACAAGATAGCGAAAGCCACCGGCGGGGCGGGGTACGAGGTGAGCGACCCGGCCGACATCCAGTCCGTACTGCTCCGGGCGATCATGCTCTCGGCGGGGTCGACGGTGTCC
- a CDS encoding CPBP family intramembrane glutamic endopeptidase, with protein MTQLEAGVQVEAGRVDGTGPREAISHRTLRSETLLVLALSLGASGVSALIRFIGSLTAPQALNEQAARLNSSAAPGRPWLDLALQLFYISTALVPVALVAHLLLREGSGVRDIGFDGRRPWPDLGRGTLVAAGIGSAGLAFYLVMQTAGFNLTVEPESLPNVWWKFPVLILSAVQNSVLEEVIVVGYLLRRLGQLGWTPMGALVASSVLRGSYHLYQGIGGFIGNMVMGVVFVLLYRRWGRVGPLVVAHALLDIGAFVGYALLAGKVDWLPTL; from the coding sequence ATGACTCAACTGGAGGCGGGTGTGCAGGTGGAGGCGGGGCGGGTGGACGGTACCGGTCCACGGGAGGCCATCTCCCACAGGACCCTGCGGTCCGAGACACTGCTCGTACTGGCGCTCTCGCTGGGCGCGAGCGGCGTATCGGCACTGATCAGGTTCATCGGTTCGCTGACGGCGCCGCAGGCGCTGAACGAGCAGGCGGCCAGGCTCAACTCCTCGGCGGCCCCCGGACGGCCCTGGCTCGACCTGGCGCTTCAGCTGTTCTACATCAGCACGGCCCTGGTGCCGGTCGCGCTGGTCGCGCATCTGCTGCTGCGCGAGGGCAGCGGGGTACGGGACATCGGCTTCGACGGCCGGCGGCCCTGGCCGGATCTGGGGCGCGGCACACTGGTGGCGGCCGGGATCGGCAGCGCGGGGCTCGCGTTCTACCTGGTGATGCAGACGGCGGGGTTCAACCTGACGGTCGAGCCGGAATCGCTGCCAAACGTGTGGTGGAAATTCCCGGTGCTGATCCTCTCGGCGGTGCAGAACTCCGTGCTGGAGGAGGTGATCGTCGTCGGCTATCTGCTGCGCAGACTCGGTCAGCTCGGCTGGACGCCGATGGGCGCGCTGGTGGCGAGTTCGGTGCTGCGCGGCTCGTACCACCTGTACCAGGGGATCGGCGGCTTCATCGGCAACATGGTGATGGGCGTGGTGTTCGTGCTGCTGTACCGGCGCTGGGGCCGGGTCGGTCCGCTGGTGGTGGCGCACGCGCTGCTCGACATCGGGGCGTTCGTCGGGTACGCGCTGCTGGCGGGGAAGGTGGACTGGCTGCCCACCCTGTAG
- a CDS encoding PhzF family phenazine biosynthesis protein has product MRIRIVDAFADRPFSGNPAGVLLLDSTGFPDTDWLQAVAAEMNLSETAFAHPLPPGGNADWALRWLTPTTEVDMCGHATLATAHVLHTTGRATGALRFATRSGILGAAAHEDGSLTLDFPTSSLTPVPPPDGLAAALGTSPVSVHDTAEHIGDLVVEVADERTVRGLAPDFAALAACSRRGVIATAAAEDPSRGYDFVSRCFFPRVGIDEDPVTGSAHTALAPYWSARLGRTELTGLQGSARTGRVRTSLRGDRTLLTGRAVTVIDGELLTA; this is encoded by the coding sequence ATGCGCATTCGAATCGTGGACGCCTTCGCCGACCGCCCCTTCTCGGGCAACCCCGCCGGGGTCCTCCTGCTGGACTCCACCGGATTCCCGGACACCGACTGGCTCCAGGCGGTCGCCGCCGAGATGAACCTCTCCGAGACGGCCTTCGCCCACCCGCTGCCGCCCGGCGGGAACGCCGACTGGGCGCTGCGCTGGCTCACCCCCACCACCGAGGTCGACATGTGCGGCCACGCCACCCTGGCCACCGCGCACGTCCTGCACACCACCGGCCGTGCGACCGGCGCGCTGCGCTTCGCCACCCGCTCCGGGATCCTGGGCGCGGCCGCGCACGAGGACGGCTCCCTGACCCTCGACTTCCCGACGTCCTCGCTGACGCCGGTCCCGCCGCCAGACGGACTCGCGGCGGCGCTGGGGACCTCGCCCGTCTCGGTGCACGACACGGCGGAGCACATCGGCGATCTGGTGGTCGAAGTGGCCGACGAGCGGACGGTACGCGGGCTGGCGCCCGATTTCGCCGCCCTCGCCGCCTGCTCGCGGCGCGGCGTCATCGCGACCGCCGCCGCCGAGGACCCGTCACGCGGCTACGACTTCGTCTCGCGCTGCTTCTTCCCCCGGGTCGGCATCGACGAGGACCCGGTGACCGGGAGCGCCCACACCGCGCTCGCCCCGTACTGGTCCGCCCGGCTGGGCCGTACGGAACTCACCGGCCTCCAGGGCTCCGCCCGTACCGGACGGGTGCGCACCTCGCTGCGCGGCGACCGTACGCTGCTCACCGGCCGGGCGGTCACGGTCATCGACGGCGAACTCCTCACCGCGTAG
- a CDS encoding TetR/AcrR family transcriptional regulator, with protein MSSEHEASGEAAAAPSRTLRADAERNRARLVEAARSVFAENGIESPLENIAERAGVGIATLYRRFPTREELIAATYEAKLAEIADITEEASRAPDAWTGFRDCIEHFCATQAENQGFTSAVIMALPVPAEVSVHRERLRKSLAALVQRAQEEGTLRDDFVLEDIALLLMATGAILGVTREAAPHAWRRLLAYQLEAFRAPGDPADPLPTAPTAMQLRRASEAHRARVRQTHRTPSTP; from the coding sequence ATGAGTTCTGAGCACGAAGCGTCCGGCGAGGCCGCGGCCGCTCCCTCGCGCACACTGCGGGCCGACGCCGAACGCAACCGCGCCCGGCTGGTCGAGGCGGCGCGGAGCGTCTTCGCGGAGAACGGCATCGAAAGCCCCCTGGAGAACATCGCCGAGCGCGCGGGCGTGGGCATCGCGACGCTCTACCGGCGCTTCCCGACCCGCGAGGAACTCATCGCGGCGACCTACGAGGCCAAGCTGGCCGAGATCGCCGACATCACCGAAGAGGCGTCGCGCGCGCCCGACGCCTGGACCGGCTTCCGCGACTGCATCGAGCACTTCTGCGCGACGCAGGCCGAGAACCAGGGCTTCACCAGCGCCGTCATCATGGCGCTGCCCGTTCCGGCGGAGGTGTCGGTGCACCGGGAGCGGCTGCGCAAGAGCCTCGCCGCGCTCGTCCAGCGGGCCCAGGAGGAGGGGACGCTCCGGGACGACTTCGTCCTGGAGGACATCGCGCTCCTCCTGATGGCAACCGGGGCGATCCTGGGCGTCACCCGGGAGGCCGCGCCCCACGCGTGGCGCCGGCTCCTCGCGTACCAACTGGAGGCGTTCCGCGCACCGGGCGACCCGGCCGATCCCCTCCCGACGGCCCCCACCGCCATGCAGCTGCGCCGGGCCTCGGAGGCGCACCGGGCCCGCGTGCGGCAGACGCACCGGACACCCTCCACGCCCTGA